One genomic window of Cellulophaga sp. Hel_I_12 includes the following:
- a CDS encoding MBOAT family protein codes for MLFNSLAFFIFLPIVFVLYWYVIYKSLKAQNLLVLLSSYVFYGWWDYRFLLLIFISTLVDYSVGLKIASNQNQINKKKWLWVSILFNLGLLGFFKYYNFFVNSWINALDSIGYTLQNTWTLQVILPVGISFYTFQTMSYSIDIYRGQLKPTKDFIGFAAFVSFFPQLVAGPIERASNLLPQILSKRKFNKKNLASGVTLIIWGLFKKVVIADSLSPVVNDIFENYTTYSGGTLITGAIFFAFQIYGDFSGYSDIAIGTARLFGFDLMTNFNFPYFSKSIGEFWRKWHISLSTWFRDYLYIPLGGSKVGKLKGVRNVFAIFLVSGFWHGANWTFLVWGGIHALLFIPSFILGTNRRHLVTVDQSNPSSFSFIKNIGQIILTFSVVTIAWIFFRAKSIYIAFDYLAHITSVKTDPKSFVIFADWILVFLLISLDYILYKKNKISVFIWLILSLIIFGAMNRELQSEFIYFQF; via the coding sequence ATGCTTTTTAATTCTTTAGCCTTTTTTATATTCTTACCCATTGTATTTGTACTTTATTGGTATGTAATTTATAAGAGCTTAAAAGCACAAAATTTATTAGTGCTTTTGTCTAGTTACGTATTCTATGGTTGGTGGGATTATCGTTTTTTACTACTTATTTTTATTAGTACACTTGTAGATTACTCTGTAGGGCTAAAAATTGCTTCAAACCAAAATCAAATAAATAAAAAAAAATGGTTATGGGTTTCAATACTCTTTAATTTAGGCCTACTAGGTTTTTTTAAGTACTATAACTTTTTTGTTAATTCTTGGATCAATGCATTAGACAGCATTGGTTACACATTACAAAATACGTGGACTTTGCAAGTCATTTTACCTGTAGGGATATCTTTCTACACATTTCAGACAATGTCTTATTCTATAGATATTTACAGGGGACAATTAAAACCTACGAAAGATTTTATAGGTTTTGCTGCCTTTGTTTCATTTTTTCCTCAACTGGTTGCTGGACCCATAGAGAGAGCATCAAATCTTCTGCCACAAATTCTTTCTAAAAGAAAATTCAACAAAAAAAATTTAGCAAGTGGCGTTACTCTGATTATTTGGGGCTTATTTAAAAAAGTTGTGATTGCAGATTCTTTATCGCCTGTGGTAAATGACATCTTCGAAAACTATACGACATATTCAGGGGGTACGTTAATAACAGGTGCAATTTTCTTTGCTTTCCAAATTTATGGTGATTTTTCTGGGTATTCGGATATTGCTATCGGAACAGCTAGATTGTTTGGGTTTGATTTAATGACAAATTTTAATTTTCCGTACTTTTCTAAAAGTATTGGTGAATTTTGGCGTAAATGGCATATTTCATTATCAACATGGTTTAGAGATTATCTCTATATTCCCCTAGGGGGTTCAAAAGTTGGAAAACTAAAAGGTGTCCGTAATGTATTTGCAATCTTTTTAGTAAGCGGCTTTTGGCATGGTGCAAATTGGACTTTTCTTGTGTGGGGAGGTATACATGCTTTATTATTTATTCCTTCGTTTATATTGGGTACTAATAGAAGGCATCTAGTTACTGTGGATCAAAGTAACCCAAGTTCATTTTCATTTATTAAGAATATTGGACAAATAATTTTAACATTTTCAGTAGTTACTATAGCTTGGATATTTTTTAGAGCTAAATCTATTTACATTGCATTTGACTACTTAGCACATATAACATCTGTAAAAACAGATCCTAAAAGTTTCGTCATTTTTGCAGACTGGATATTAGTTTTTTTATTAATTAGTTTAGATTATATACTATACAAAAAAAATAAAATTTCAGTATTCATTTGGCTAATACTCTCCCTTATTATTTTTGGAGCTATGAATAGAGAATTACAATCAGAATTTATTTATTTTCAATTTTAA
- a CDS encoding acyl carrier protein: MNNYLNELTLLVQEVFENEEIKLTPETTANDIDEWDSINHIYLVVEIEKHFNIKFSSAQILSWKNVGEILDAIRIKKN, encoded by the coding sequence ATGAATAATTATTTAAATGAACTTACTCTTTTAGTTCAAGAAGTTTTTGAAAATGAAGAAATTAAATTAACCCCTGAAACTACCGCTAATGATATTGATGAATGGGATTCTATAAATCATATTTATCTGGTGGTAGAAATAGAAAAACACTTTAATATAAAATTTTCCAGTGCACAAATTTTGTCTTGGAAAAATGTTGGCGAAATCCTTGATGCAATTAGAATTAAAAAAAACTAA
- a CDS encoding HAD family hydrolase: MEPIVSFRELQKKVKAAKLGTKEVKVAIMGNHTTTFFSKALIDQLIIKGFNPELFEADYDQIDLTILDTESNLYHFNPDVIIIFESSLKLKDKFYAIDSHKQRSTFYEDINVQVQNRILALRANNSKAKVIYFSYELLDDQIYGNLFSKIPHSFYKQIWNINTNLLQIAEENADVYIFEINKYIQGQHNYRDWASYINSDLHYTIDIYALLTHHITLFIDALKGNFKKCLILDLDNTTWGGIIGDDGLENIQIGSLGIGKAFSNFQKWAKELKERGIILAICSKNSEDIAKEPFEKHSEMVLKLSDISVFVANWKNKADNIRYIQEVLNIGFDSMVFIDDNPAERDIVRQSIAGITIPELPEDPALYVPYLTSLNLFETASYSDFDKDRTIQYQQEAERKKLISSVTNMEDYLKSLAMKCTISHFKEEDVPRIAQLTQRSNQFNLRTKRYTENDIIAFMNSTNYLTYSIKLLDKFGDYGLISVIILEKKENSYFFLDTWIMSCRVLKRGVEYYALNCIVSDIEKEGFNIIIGEYLETPKNKIVAELLPKLGFSSTASENLFSLNTTNYQHFKTHIAP, translated from the coding sequence ATGGAACCCATAGTAAGTTTTAGAGAATTACAAAAAAAAGTTAAAGCAGCCAAATTAGGAACTAAAGAAGTTAAGGTGGCAATTATGGGAAACCATACTACAACTTTTTTTTCAAAAGCATTAATTGATCAATTGATAATTAAAGGGTTTAATCCTGAACTATTTGAGGCAGACTATGATCAAATAGATTTAACCATTTTGGATACAGAATCCAATCTCTACCATTTTAATCCTGATGTTATTATTATTTTTGAATCTAGTTTAAAGTTAAAAGATAAATTTTATGCTATTGATTCACATAAGCAAAGAAGTACATTTTATGAGGATATAAATGTGCAAGTACAAAATAGAATTTTAGCGTTGCGAGCCAATAATTCTAAAGCAAAAGTAATTTACTTTTCCTATGAATTATTAGACGACCAAATTTACGGTAATCTTTTCTCCAAAATTCCACATAGTTTTTACAAACAAATCTGGAACATAAATACAAACCTTTTACAAATTGCTGAGGAAAATGCTGATGTTTATATTTTTGAAATTAACAAATATATTCAAGGCCAACATAATTATAGAGACTGGGCATCCTATATAAATTCAGATCTTCATTATACCATTGATATTTATGCGCTATTAACCCATCATATAACGCTATTTATAGATGCTCTAAAAGGTAATTTTAAAAAGTGTTTAATTCTTGATTTGGATAATACCACCTGGGGTGGAATTATAGGTGATGATGGTTTGGAAAACATTCAAATAGGTTCATTAGGTATTGGCAAGGCATTTTCTAATTTTCAAAAATGGGCTAAGGAATTAAAAGAACGTGGAATTATTTTGGCGATTTGTTCAAAAAACTCTGAGGACATTGCAAAAGAACCATTTGAAAAGCATAGTGAAATGGTTCTTAAACTTAGTGATATTTCTGTATTTGTAGCTAATTGGAAGAATAAAGCAGACAATATTAGATATATACAGGAAGTTTTAAATATTGGTTTTGATTCTATGGTATTTATTGATGATAATCCAGCTGAACGTGACATCGTAAGACAAAGTATTGCTGGAATCACCATTCCTGAATTACCAGAAGACCCTGCGTTGTATGTTCCCTATTTAACTAGTTTAAATTTATTTGAAACAGCATCTTATTCAGATTTCGATAAAGATAGAACTATTCAATATCAACAAGAAGCTGAACGTAAAAAGTTAATAAGTTCGGTAACTAACATGGAAGATTATTTAAAATCCTTAGCCATGAAATGTACTATATCGCATTTCAAAGAAGAAGATGTTCCAAGAATAGCTCAGCTTACACAACGTTCTAATCAATTTAATTTAAGAACAAAACGTTATACTGAAAATGATATTATAGCGTTTATGAATTCTACTAATTATTTAACATACAGTATAAAACTGCTAGATAAATTTGGTGATTACGGTTTAATCTCTGTAATAATTCTTGAGAAAAAGGAAAACAGTTATTTCTTCCTCGACACATGGATTATGAGTTGTAGAGTTCTTAAAAGAGGAGTGGAATATTATGCCCTAAATTGTATTGTATCTGATATAGAAAAAGAAGGCTTCAATATTATTATAGGAGAATATTTGGAAACACCTAAAAACAAAATCGTTGCGGAGCTTTTACCAAAATTAGGTTTTTCAAGTACAGCATCTGAAAATTTATTTTCTTTAAACACAACCAATTATCAACACTTTAAAACACACATTGCACCATGA
- a CDS encoding MBOAT family protein, producing MLFNSIDFLIFLPIVFLLYWFVLNKNLKIQNLLLLIASYVFYAWWDYRFLSLIALSTLVDFFIGIKIHETEHIKKRKWWLWFSMSFNLGLLGFFKYFNFFIDSWVDAFNTFGYKMDYYSLQIILPVGISFYTFQTMSYSLDISKRNLEPTKDFVAFATFVSFFPQLVAGPIERASNLLPQFFSKRKFNYAMAVDGSRQMLWGLFKKIVIADNCAPFVNDVFQNYSIQSSGTLILGVIIFAFQIYADFSGYTDIAIGTAKLFGFEFKRNFNYPYFATNISDFWKRWHISLSSWLNDYVFTPLAINFRDYKKRGVFAAVFVTFLLSGLWHGAGWNYIVWGGLHGLFYIPIIFSKKRFTAISTNKGIKKNTSTLKDLHKMVITFILVCFTYIFFRAENLNHAIRFLKTIYFGILNGNLFNIAKPNIIVLLLIPILIWFEWLQREHEHGLYLTHIKQPIIRGGIYLSIFISILFFGASSSPFIYFQF from the coding sequence ATGCTTTTTAACTCAATAGATTTTCTAATATTTCTACCCATAGTTTTTTTACTTTATTGGTTCGTTTTAAATAAAAATTTAAAAATCCAAAATCTTCTGCTTTTAATTGCTAGTTATGTATTCTATGCATGGTGGGATTATCGGTTTCTTTCTTTGATTGCATTAAGTACACTGGTCGATTTTTTTATTGGAATTAAAATTCACGAAACGGAGCATATAAAAAAAAGAAAATGGTGGTTATGGTTTTCTATGAGCTTTAATCTTGGTTTGTTAGGCTTCTTTAAATATTTCAATTTTTTTATAGATTCATGGGTTGATGCATTTAATACTTTCGGGTATAAGATGGATTATTATTCTTTACAAATAATTTTACCTGTAGGAATTTCTTTTTATACCTTTCAAACCATGTCTTATTCTTTAGATATAAGTAAACGTAATTTAGAGCCCACAAAAGATTTTGTTGCATTTGCCACGTTTGTTTCATTTTTCCCTCAACTGGTTGCTGGACCCATAGAGAGAGCATCAAATTTACTGCCCCAATTTTTTAGTAAAAGAAAATTTAATTACGCCATGGCCGTAGATGGTTCTCGTCAAATGTTATGGGGCCTCTTTAAAAAAATTGTTATTGCTGATAATTGTGCTCCATTTGTAAATGATGTTTTTCAAAATTACAGTATTCAATCTAGTGGTACTTTAATACTAGGTGTTATTATTTTTGCATTCCAAATCTACGCAGATTTTAGTGGCTATACCGATATTGCCATTGGGACAGCTAAATTATTTGGTTTTGAATTTAAGCGTAATTTTAATTACCCATATTTTGCAACAAATATTTCAGACTTTTGGAAAAGATGGCATATCTCTTTATCCAGTTGGTTAAATGATTATGTTTTCACTCCTTTAGCCATCAATTTTAGAGATTATAAAAAAAGAGGGGTTTTTGCTGCAGTTTTTGTTACATTTTTATTATCTGGGCTATGGCATGGTGCTGGTTGGAACTATATTGTATGGGGAGGACTACATGGTTTATTTTACATTCCAATAATTTTTTCAAAAAAAAGATTTACAGCTATTTCGACAAATAAAGGAATAAAAAAGAATACGAGTACTTTGAAAGATCTACATAAAATGGTAATTACTTTTATTTTGGTCTGTTTTACTTATATCTTTTTTAGGGCAGAAAATTTAAATCATGCAATACGTTTTTTAAAGACTATTTATTTCGGAATTTTAAATGGAAATTTATTCAATATTGCGAAACCTAATATTATAGTTTTACTATTAATACCAATATTAATATGGTTTGAATGGCTACAAAGAGAACATGAGCATGGGTTATATTTAACGCACATTAAACAGCCCATAATTAGGGGAGGCATCTATTTGTCCATATTTATTTCAATCCTATTTTTTGGTGCTTCCTCTTCTCCATTTATATATTTTCAATTTTAA
- a CDS encoding phenylacetate--CoA ligase family protein produces the protein MGKFQEKIYAKSPNLIQNTLVSLFNLIEYKKRYGHNYWAFRKAYKKNNKLSLLQLQQIQQQKYAEFIQYAMAHSPYYHRVFKPIKNVEQLSTIAKLPIINKEILRQNLNEIYTIKKEDGMISKTGGTTGKSLEVIYTKEDVQERFAILDNFRNNFGYTLGKKTAWFSGKNLLTASDLKKNRFWKTDYWNKVRYYSTFHMHNKYLAYYLKDLIHYQPKYMVGFPSTMYEIAKYGIANGIDFPTNTIKAIFPTAETITEDIRQVLESYFKTNLYNQYASSEGAPFILECKNKKLHLELQSGVFEVLDENNLPTENGRLVVTAFNTHGTPLIRYDIGDEIELSEESCTCGNNNPLVQQILGRISDYIYSEEVGKINLGNISNCLKGVHGIMKFQIEQNKLDKLVVRIVKDDQIYDNGANEIIFKNNLRDRVGTKINIELLYVKEIPVEKSGKFRLVKNSLKIN, from the coding sequence ATGGGGAAATTTCAAGAAAAAATATATGCCAAATCGCCAAACCTGATTCAAAACACGTTGGTAAGCTTGTTTAACCTTATAGAGTACAAAAAAAGATACGGGCACAACTATTGGGCTTTTCGCAAAGCATACAAAAAAAACAACAAATTATCCCTGTTGCAATTACAGCAAATTCAACAACAAAAATATGCTGAATTTATCCAATATGCCATGGCACATTCACCCTATTACCATAGGGTTTTTAAACCCATTAAAAATGTTGAACAACTTAGTACCATAGCAAAATTACCAATTATTAATAAAGAAATATTACGACAAAATTTAAACGAAATCTATACCATTAAAAAAGAAGATGGCATGATTTCAAAAACAGGAGGAACCACCGGTAAATCATTAGAGGTAATCTATACAAAAGAAGATGTGCAAGAGCGTTTTGCGATTCTTGATAATTTCAGAAACAATTTTGGCTATACATTAGGTAAGAAAACGGCATGGTTTAGCGGTAAAAATTTATTGACCGCTAGCGACCTTAAAAAAAATCGCTTTTGGAAAACAGATTACTGGAATAAGGTACGTTACTACTCTACGTTTCATATGCATAACAAGTATCTTGCATACTACTTAAAAGATCTTATACACTACCAACCCAAATATATGGTAGGGTTTCCATCCACCATGTATGAAATTGCGAAGTATGGGATAGCCAACGGCATTGATTTCCCGACCAATACCATTAAAGCAATTTTCCCTACCGCAGAAACCATTACAGAGGATATTCGGCAGGTGCTTGAAAGTTACTTTAAAACAAACCTCTACAACCAATATGCTTCCTCAGAAGGGGCTCCATTTATTCTAGAATGTAAAAACAAAAAATTACATCTAGAATTGCAAAGTGGTGTTTTTGAAGTTTTGGATGAAAACAATTTACCTACTGAAAACGGACGTTTGGTAGTAACTGCCTTTAATACACATGGTACCCCATTAATTCGGTACGATATTGGCGATGAAATTGAATTAAGTGAGGAAAGCTGCACCTGTGGCAACAATAACCCCCTAGTGCAACAAATTTTAGGTCGTATTTCGGACTACATTTATTCCGAAGAAGTAGGTAAAATTAATTTAGGCAATATATCCAATTGCTTAAAAGGGGTCCATGGTATCATGAAATTTCAAATTGAACAAAATAAATTAGACAAATTGGTGGTACGCATCGTTAAAGACGACCAAATTTATGATAATGGTGCTAATGAAATTATTTTTAAAAATAATTTAAGAGATCGTGTAGGTACTAAAATTAACATTGAATTGTTATATGTCAAAGAAATTCCTGTTGAAAAGAGTGGGAAGTTTAGATTGGTAAAAAATTCTTTAAAAATAAATTAG
- a CDS encoding glycosyltransferase family 1 protein translates to MAVVRVLQVFTTMGRGGAESMIMNYYRQLDRTKVQFDFLVHRAEKAAFEEEIERLGGKIYRLHPINPLFPKSYYAELRTFFKEHAEYRIIHSHLNTFSSFPLKIAEEFKIATRIAHAHIAMDPVSLSNTFKSVGNLLEAIKKGIKLLVKKKIHRYATHYFSCGEKAGQWLFSDTTAFYVMNNAIDARSFIYDEQKAQSLRKEFQLENKIVLGHIGRFTHQKNHEYLLKIFAELNKKNEPYVLALIGDGPLQSKIKEEAKKLGISDRVHFLGLRTDIPNIVQMLDVFVFPSFYEGLPVTLIEAQAAGLQIIASDTITKEVQLTPDIQFASIAEAPEVWANKIIALGKNIKKNNFEAIVAGNYDIISNTKEIQKFYLNQINS, encoded by the coding sequence ATGGCAGTAGTTAGAGTTTTACAAGTATTTACCACGATGGGGCGGGGCGGGGCAGAATCTATGATTATGAACTATTATCGACAACTAGACCGTACAAAAGTTCAGTTCGATTTTTTAGTACATAGGGCCGAAAAGGCTGCCTTTGAAGAAGAAATTGAGCGCTTGGGCGGTAAAATTTACCGATTACACCCCATTAACCCATTATTCCCTAAGAGCTACTATGCTGAACTGCGTACCTTTTTTAAAGAACATGCTGAATATCGCATTATCCATTCCCATTTAAACACCTTTAGTAGTTTTCCCTTAAAAATAGCCGAAGAATTTAAAATTGCAACCCGGATTGCGCATGCGCATATAGCCATGGATCCTGTTAGTCTTAGCAATACCTTTAAAAGTGTTGGCAATCTCCTTGAAGCCATAAAAAAAGGAATTAAGCTGCTTGTAAAAAAGAAAATACACAGGTATGCCACGCATTATTTTTCGTGTGGTGAAAAGGCTGGTCAATGGCTCTTTAGTGATACTACAGCTTTCTATGTCATGAACAATGCCATTGATGCTCGTAGCTTTATTTATGATGAACAAAAAGCCCAAAGCCTAAGAAAAGAGTTTCAATTAGAAAACAAAATTGTTTTGGGGCATATAGGACGCTTTACACATCAAAAAAACCATGAATATTTATTAAAAATTTTTGCAGAACTTAATAAAAAAAACGAACCATACGTACTCGCATTAATTGGTGATGGGCCCTTACAATCAAAAATTAAAGAAGAAGCCAAAAAATTAGGTATTAGCGATCGTGTACATTTTTTAGGCTTGCGTACCGATATACCCAATATAGTACAAATGCTAGATGTCTTTGTTTTCCCTTCCTTCTATGAAGGGCTTCCGGTAACCCTTATCGAAGCCCAAGCAGCAGGCTTGCAAATTATAGCCTCAGATACCATTACTAAGGAGGTACAACTGACCCCAGATATTCAATTTGCCTCCATTGCTGAAGCTCCTGAGGTATGGGCCAATAAAATAATAGCCCTAGGAAAAAATATTAAAAAAAACAATTTTGAAGCCATCGTAGCGGGAAATTATGACATCATATCCAATACCAAAGAAATTCAAAAATTTTACCTGAATCAAATCAATTCATAG
- a CDS encoding glycosyltransferase family A protein: MKTITVFTPTYNRAFCLDQVYQSLIRQSNQNFLWLIIDDGSTDTTKELVAGWEAENKIALQYHYQENLGMHGGHNAAYRLIKTPLNVCIDSDDFMPDDAIEKILRHYPSIKDNPKFSGLVGLDATKNGNVIGTKIPETITETTLYDLYNKHGVLGDKKLVYKTAVVQQYPPYPIFEGERFVPLGYLYQLIDQEYQLFPVNEVFCIVEYLNDGSSRNMLKQYRRHPQGFAFSRKSRMELAESFTDKFKNAIHYVSSSLFIKNGNFLKESPKKLTTLLALPFGVLLHFYIKYKTKNDF, translated from the coding sequence ATGAAAACCATCACCGTATTTACACCGACCTACAATAGGGCCTTTTGTTTAGATCAAGTGTACCAAAGCCTCATTCGCCAAAGCAACCAAAATTTTCTATGGTTGATTATCGATGATGGTTCTACGGATACCACCAAAGAACTAGTGGCTGGCTGGGAAGCGGAAAATAAAATAGCCCTGCAATACCATTACCAAGAGAATTTAGGCATGCACGGGGGGCACAATGCTGCCTACCGATTAATAAAAACCCCCCTAAATGTATGTATTGATAGTGATGATTTTATGCCCGATGATGCCATAGAAAAAATACTTAGACACTACCCTAGCATTAAAGATAATCCCAAATTTTCCGGTTTGGTAGGCTTAGATGCCACTAAAAATGGAAATGTAATAGGCACTAAAATTCCCGAAACGATCACAGAGACCACTTTATATGACCTGTATAATAAACATGGTGTTTTGGGTGATAAAAAATTGGTCTACAAAACAGCGGTTGTACAACAATACCCCCCCTATCCTATTTTTGAAGGCGAACGTTTTGTGCCACTAGGCTATTTGTACCAACTGATTGACCAAGAGTATCAACTTTTTCCCGTCAATGAGGTATTTTGTATCGTAGAATATTTAAACGATGGTTCTAGTAGAAACATGCTCAAGCAATACCGAAGGCACCCGCAAGGCTTTGCGTTTTCAAGAAAAAGCAGGATGGAATTGGCAGAAAGCTTTACAGATAAATTTAAAAATGCCATTCATTATGTTTCAAGCTCGCTATTTATAAAAAATGGAAATTTTTTAAAAGAGTCGCCTAAAAAATTAACCACACTACTCGCCCTGCCTTTTGGAGTGCTCTTGCATTTTTATATCAAGTACAAAACTAAAAACGATTTTTAA
- a CDS encoding EpsG family protein codes for MNTLVPLDWYYPLYINLCCFWVLFTLLHTSILQMDSTKNLAFINISGYFLLFISILYIGQRPPSATFGDTINYYRGYLAYEKGAPISENVGDYGWHLLMQASAQLVPINVFFTLCAFFYIFPLYKISKEFFREYWYYAFIMFIVSLSFWTYGVNGVRNGAAGSLFLWGVSYHRKKVLMALFFFFAISFHKTLFLPVLAFLSTYFYNNPKVFFKGWLACIPLSLILGSVWIALFASLGFGGDDRLAGYLTSEAAEGTFSGTGFRWDFLFYSSFAVFAGYYFVIKKKFNDPLYFKLLNTYLICNGFWVLVIRANYSNRFAYLSWFMMAIIIIYPLLKQQFFKNQHLMIGKVMLAYFGFTYFMYYFYK; via the coding sequence ATGAATACACTTGTTCCTTTAGACTGGTACTATCCGCTATATATAAATCTATGTTGTTTTTGGGTATTGTTTACCTTATTACACACCAGTATTCTCCAAATGGACAGCACCAAAAATTTAGCGTTTATAAATATCTCAGGTTACTTTCTATTATTTATTTCGATTTTATATATTGGGCAAAGACCTCCATCGGCTACTTTCGGTGATACTATTAATTATTATCGGGGGTATTTGGCTTATGAAAAAGGTGCACCCATTAGCGAAAATGTGGGCGATTATGGTTGGCATTTGTTAATGCAAGCCTCCGCACAGTTAGTACCCATTAACGTTTTTTTTACGCTTTGTGCTTTTTTTTATATTTTTCCTTTGTATAAAATTTCAAAAGAATTTTTTAGGGAATATTGGTATTATGCGTTTATTATGTTTATTGTTTCTCTTTCTTTTTGGACTTACGGGGTAAATGGGGTTCGTAATGGTGCCGCAGGTTCACTTTTTTTATGGGGCGTAAGTTACCATCGGAAAAAAGTACTAATGGCCTTGTTTTTCTTTTTTGCCATAAGCTTTCATAAAACACTATTTTTACCGGTTCTAGCCTTTCTCAGTACTTATTTTTATAACAACCCGAAAGTCTTCTTTAAAGGCTGGCTTGCTTGTATACCATTATCCTTGATATTGGGTAGTGTGTGGATTGCCTTGTTTGCGAGTCTCGGATTTGGGGGCGATGATCGCTTGGCGGGGTACTTAACAAGTGAAGCGGCAGAGGGTACTTTTTCTGGAACTGGATTTCGTTGGGATTTTTTATTTTATAGCAGTTTCGCGGTATTTGCCGGTTATTACTTTGTGATTAAAAAGAAATTTAACGATCCGCTGTATTTTAAATTGCTCAACACCTATTTAATTTGTAATGGGTTTTGGGTTTTGGTCATACGCGCCAATTACTCGAACCGTTTTGCCTATTTATCCTGGTTTATGATGGCCATCATCATAATTTACCCTTTATTAAAACAGCAGTTTTTTAAAAACCAACATTTAATGATTGGGAAAGTCATGCTCGCCTATTTTGGCTTTACCTATTTTATGTACTATTTCTATAAATAA
- a CDS encoding serine acetyltransferase encodes MKTVLFTFYKIFLVPHLVVYHTSAHKKIIDKDLERWASSKGLQQSKTSLLLHFLASAPDFRTLFYFRTRSLVSHFLNIYCRKQALFTIDVTTKLGGGVLTGHPYGTILNADSIGENLYVNHLVTVGEVNGKRPTIGHNVSIYTGAIVIGDIHIGNNVKIGAGAVVVKNVPDDCVVVGNPGRILKKTIETHA; translated from the coding sequence ATGAAAACCGTGCTATTTACTTTTTATAAAATTTTCTTAGTACCACACTTGGTAGTATACCATACCAGTGCGCATAAAAAAATAATTGATAAAGATTTAGAACGCTGGGCGAGTTCAAAAGGGCTGCAGCAGAGTAAAACAAGTTTATTGCTACATTTTCTAGCCAGTGCACCAGATTTTAGAACCTTATTTTATTTTAGAACGCGAAGCCTTGTTTCGCATTTCTTAAATATATACTGCCGAAAACAAGCTCTTTTTACAATTGATGTCACAACAAAGTTAGGAGGAGGAGTCCTTACCGGGCACCCGTATGGTACTATCTTAAATGCTGATAGTATTGGTGAAAACCTATATGTAAACCATTTAGTTACAGTGGGCGAAGTAAACGGAAAACGACCTACTATTGGTCATAATGTTTCTATCTACACGGGCGCTATCGTTATAGGAGACATACACATTGGCAATAATGTAAAGATTGGGGCTGGGGCTGTTGTTGTAAAAAACGTTCCCGATGATTGTGTGGTGGTTGGGAATCCGGGGAGAATACTAAAAAAAACTATAGAAACGCATGCTTGA